ACTACCCTTTATTTTATTACGCCCGAACAGGGTTTCTATAGCAAGACTTACAACAGGGAAGAAGGCACTGCTCTTTTTTTCCAACACATATTCGAGCGACTGGAACCGTTAGCTACGTCACAGTTGGTGATCAATAACGATTTTTTTGAAGATTTACTGGACGGTTTGGCAGATGGGAATGAAGTGACAGAACAAATGGCATTAGGCGGAAAAAAGCTGGATGAGATGAACCTATTACCCGCACCATTTCCGATTGAAAAATATTTGTCTTCGCGGGATATGCGTCATTTAAAAAAATTATATGGCATCGGTGGGCTAAGTTACGGAAATCTAAGCAGTCGTGCAAATAAGGACCACTTCTGGATGAGTGCCAGTGGCATCGATAAATCGAATATGAAGACGGTGGGTCGGGATATGCTCTATATCACCGGGTATGATTCGGAAAAAAATGCCATGCAGATTAGCATCCCCCCGAACACCACACCTAAAAGAGCATCTGTAGACGCGATTGAGCATTGGATGATTTACAAAGAACACCCTGATGTAGGAGCCATCGTTCATATCCATGCCTGGATGGACGGGGTCGAACCCACCCCGGTGAATTATCCTTGCGGAACGATCCAACTGGCAGAAACGGTGGCCGAATTGGTACGGGAATCCGCTGAACCATCGAGGACGGTCATTGGGCTTAAAAATCATGGCCTGACAATTACAGGAACGGATTTGGATGATATTTTCCGGCGTATAGAAGGGCAGATTATTCCCCATGTTCCAATGTCGTGAAGAAAAGGATGGCTGGTCACAGGATAGGAGGTTGTATGAAACCCATACTGATAACCATTTTCGAAACCGTTATCGAAGCTTTACTGTGGTTGTTTGAATTTGAGTATGAAGAAATGATGGAACAGACCCAAGGACATCAAAAACAAATCAAGTAAATGAAGGAGTAGGAATAGTATGGATGCGATTAATCCGGTCGCTGTTGAACTAGGGCCGATCCAAATTTATTGGTATGGGCTCATTATTGTAGCCAGTGCACTGCTTGGATTATATCTTGCCGTCCGGGAAAGCAAACGCCGCGGTCTTCCGAAAGATACCTTTGTCGATCTCCTACTTATCGGTTTTCCCTTATCCGTCCTGTTTGCCAGGGCTTACTATGTCGTTTTTAACTGGGAACAGTATGCAGACAATTTTTTAAGGGTTTTTGCCGTCTGGGAAGGCGGGCTGGCCATGCATGGCGTGTTGATCGGAGCTACATTGACCCTTGTTGTTTTTGCGTATGTCCGAAGACATTCCTTCTGGCAACTTGCCGACATTATGGCACCAAGTTTAATTTTGGCACAGGCGACCGGCCGATGGGGGAATTTTATCAATCAAGAAGCCCATGGGGGTCCCGTTTCACGGGCGTTTTTGGAGGGCATATACGTTCCGGAATTTATCATTGATCAGATGTACATAAATGGCACCTATTATCACCCGACGTTTTTATATGAATCGCTGTGGAATGTCACAGGATTTATCGGGCTAATGTTACTGCGGCGGATAAATTTACGTAGGGGAGAACTGTTTTTGACCTATCTTCTTTATTATTCGGTTGGACGGTTCTTTATCGAAGGTTTACGAACGGACAGTTTAATGCTTACGGAACACTTACGGATGGCTCAGGTCGCTTCTCTGTTTCTGATCCTATTCGCAGTGGGGATGATGGTGTACCGACGGAAAAAAGGCCATGCCCACGTTCGTTATCTGGATGACGGGGGAGAGAGGCTCGCCGTAAAACGTTCATGACGAGCGATAAAAAAACACCGAGCGAGCATATACATGTGGGAATATTGTGATAATAATAGCATATCCTTTTACAGAACTTAGAGCGAGAAAGCCCCCGTCTTTAGATGTGGGATGAAGCATGACAAACCAAACATGTGTTTGTATCATGGAATTGGGAGGTGAGCATCATATGCCACAATTTCATTAAAACTTGAGTTATTAAAACCAACCAAAAACAAAGCATCCATGTATCAAAAAATGACGGAAACAAATACAACGTTTGCTAATTGGTTGCTTGAATGGAAAGATTTAAACAAAGCCACCTCGAAGCATTTTAAGTCGTGTTCAGATGAAACATTCCCTTCTGCCATTGTAAACCAAACCATAAGAGCGGTTAAATCCAAGAAAAAAATCAAAAAGCAAAGGTTTTCCGTTCTTTTTGGTGTGGATTCAACAATCAAACTTGTAAAATTGAAAAAGAAAATGCTTTGTATAAAATTTCATTTCCTACGTTAGAAAAAAGAGTCGGTGTTCCTGTTTTTGCCAACAACACTGGTTAGATAGAATTTTAGAAGGATGAGCAAAACAAGGCGCTACCGAATGTACGAAAAGCGCAGTCGTTGGTTTGCTTCTGTGACGGTTGCTTTTGAATCTGAAAAACCAAAAGTTGAGCCACGATCACCGAAGGTGATGGGGGTTGATGTTAGATGAAATAATCTAGCCGTAGCTTCTGTTGGCACAGAATCGTTATTCTTCAAGGGGAATGAAACGGCTTTTGTCCGCAGAAAGTTCGCTTCTGCCCGAAGGCAAATGGGAAAAAATAAGTGTCTGAATGCAATGATTAAATCTAAGGATAAAGAGTCTCGAGGATGAAAGATGTCAACCACAAAATCAGCCGTCAAATGGTTGATGTTGCCCAAGCCAACGGTGTTCGTTTGGTTCGAATGGAAGATTTGACCGGCATTAGGCATACGGCAAAATCAAAAAAGAAGCAGGACGTCATCTTCACCGGTGGTCTCCCTATCAATTGCAGCAGTTTATCCAGTATAAAGTTGAAATGGCTGGCATCGCAGTGGAATATGTTGTTCCAAACGACACATCGCAGACGTGTAAGTGTGGACATAAATCCAAAAACAACCGTAACGGGACAACGTTCCGGTGCAAGAAATGTTAGTACGCAACACACGCAGACCTGAATGCGGCGATCAACATTTCAAAAGCGATTTCGGGTATTTCCGAAACAAAAAACAAAAAGAACGCATCTTAAAACCTAGTACAGAGTGGTCGAATTATCCGGTCACACCCAAGGGCAACTCAAAAAAGGAGGGCGGTCACTCGTGCATTATGGCTGAATTTCCTCACACTGGCTGATTTTCCTTCCGGTTTGTTCCACATAACTTATTCATGGCACCTCTGATTAGGATATTATTGCTTTTAGAGGTGTCATAACTTGTTTATGGCACCCCTGATTGGGTTATTTAACCTTCGAGTGGTTCCATGACTCACTCATGGCACCTCTAATTGGGGTAATCTTCCTTCTAGTGGTGTCATAATGAGGATTTCGGACGTTCTCTTCGCGAAAGTTAATAGTAAACGCGCCTTCTATTTTTGGTATCTCAACCATTGGGTGGAGATCTGGCACGTTTCCTAAATCTGGCGCCAACAACGATGGGGATCACTTATTTCAGCCGTCCTGCACTAGTGTTGTGGGAAAAGCAACACCGCCTGTAAGGTACATGTGCCATCGTACGCCGAACGAAACAGGACGAGGGGATGGCACACCTCTGAACTAAAGGCTCGTTCAAAACAGAAATGGATTGCGAACGTAATAGCACTTTAGAATCCCATTGCTTTAGCCGCGGGAGTGTCAAGAAAGGATCTATTTTTATGGAATGGCTATTGAAAGATCATGAGAAAATGAAGATTCGGCCCCACAATGGAGTGGCCGAAAAGGAGATGAGACTCAGGCGATCACGACACTAACCCAAAATCGTCTAATTTTGCTTGATGCGTATACTCCATCGTTCGTAAATATTCCGTTAGGTTCTCTGTATAGCTACGTGTAAGGTCACAAGCTTCTGTGCTCCCGTCCGTACATTCACTGATGTTTTTGTCGACTGCATTCATTTCCAACAAGGATCCTAATGTAACATCCCTAAGATCATAAAATTCAGGAGGCGTTGGCTTATCCGTGATGTCGTCCACCAAACCGGATAAACGTCCGACGGAAGCCTGTGTACCAGACGCATCGGTTTCATCAACGTACGCATAAAGGCTTTGAAGTTCCTCATGAAATTGTTCTAAAAAAGCACTGTAATGATCACTGTATGCTTTTATTTCATCATAATTGCTTGTCGCCTCATGCAGATCTCTTCGATACAATTCATTATGTTCAACCCCCGGGTTCGACACATATTCCATTCTGGCAAGGTCATCGTCCAGATCTTCGGCATTCTCACTTCCACAACTCGAAATGGCAAGCATGAGCAAAATGATGACCAAAGATCCTTTCATTAAGCGCATGATATTCATCCCCTTTTCTGTTAACTCCTTCAACGATTAGTATGAGATCAAATGGAAGTATCTATGCATGAAAGAATAAGAATGAGGTCACCCTGATTGATAAGTGAAATTATTTTTTAAGGAAACTTCTCGCAAAAAATCTTTAATCCCATGTGATTTTCGCTTATAATGGTGTGGAATACACGTCTGGGGGGCACAGGGACCATGCATTCAGAAAAAATTTCCGTACCACTTACAGATGAACTATTCAGTGAAATCAAGCACCTATCCGAAAACGAACAGAATCGGTTTTTCCGTCAGCTGGTCCAACGGTATATTGAACGGAAAAAGAAGGAGCACCTTCGCGCTGACTTAAAGGAAGGGTATATTGAGATGGCAGAATTAAATCTGTCGATCGCCGAAAGCTTCGCCTATGTGGAATGGGAAGCGACTCGCACAGCAGAATCAAACAGGCATGACACCCAATATACCAAGGAGGTGAATGGATGACGTGAATAATTCGAATCAGTCTCAACATCCAACTGCAAAGAAAAGCGTCAAACGGGGGGATGTTTTCTTTGCAGACTTATCTCCGGTGGTCGGCTCGGAACAAGGCGGTGTCCGACCGGTCCTTATTATTCAAAACGATATAGGCAACCGCTTTAGCCCAACCGTCATTGTAGCCGCGATTACCGCACAAATTAAAAAAGCGAAATTGCCGACACATGTGGAAATCGACGCGGAAGAGCATCGATTTGACCGGGACAGCGTCGTACTTTTGGAACAAATCCGCACGATCGATAAACAACGTCTTACGGACAAAATTACCTATTTAGACGATGAGATGATGAAAAAAGTGAAAAACGCATTGGAAATCAGTATTGGCCTTAGTGATTTATAAGTGTAAAAAGAACAGTGCTGAAGGGAAAACGGACGCAAATATTTCGTACATAATGAAGGAAAACACCAGCTCTCCCCCCAGGGCTGGTGTTTTTTAGGTAAGAAGGTATAAAAAGAAACCACGTAAGGCATTCTAATGCCTCAGTACATAACTTTTCCAATGTTGGTTATCTTAACCACAGGCATCAACCTTCATTGAATATGTGATATTATGTGAAAAAATGAAATTTATTCTCACAATTATCTCTAAAATATGGTATAATATAAAAAAGAGAGGGGGGTATGGCGAAGAACGCTGCATACTATGAAAAGAAAATTATTTTCCGCATCCTTCAAGATTGTCATCGGATTATCCATCATTTTATCAAGTTTTGTCAGTGGGTGGGCGACAACGTCAGAAGGGGATCTGCCATCGAAAACAGCGGTGATTCTTCATGCCATTAACAATCAGTTAGTCATTCCTGATGAACAATTGACCCCGCCATCGTTTTTAACTGGAAACAATGCTTCCGACGGGGCTGCTTTCGAGCATGAATCCCTGCAAATACCCGTGAGTGACGGCACAGTATTGCCGGGTCGTATGCACCGCCCTGCGGATGCTGAAAATGCCCCTATCATCGTTTACTATCATGGCGGTGCTTTCATGGAGGGGTATGGCAATATTCACACCCATGACAATATCGTCCGTGCGCTCGCTTATCGTTCAAATGCGATTGTGATCAGCGTTGGATACCGATTGGCACCGGAACATGTTTTTCCAAAAGCTGTCGATGATTCTTATGATGCGTTGCAGTGGGCGTATGAACAGGCCGAGGAACTAGGCGGTTCAAAAGAAAAAATGGTTGTGGCAGGGGATAGTGCCGGCGGCAATCTTGCTACAGTAACGGCGCTAAAAGCACGCAACGAAGGAGGACCCGAAGTAAAGGCCCAGCTTCTCTATTACCCTTTGACGACGTTTCATGACCGTCCTTTGGAAACTCGTGATAAATATGCAAGCGGCAATTACTTGCTGTCAAGAACGGTAATGGAAAAAGCACGTGATGCGTATACACCGGGGGAAAAAATGCGGGAAAATCCCTATGTGTCCCCCCTTGACGAAGGGGTGGCCGAAGGTCTCCCTCCAGCATTTATTGCAACGGCGGAATTTGACCCGCTAAGAGATGAAGGTGAACTTTACGCTCATAAGCTTCACGAAGAAGAAGTTCCCGTGGAAGCCATTCGGTATGAAGGCGTTATGCATGGGTTTTTATCCTTTTACGAGGTACTCGCCACCGGCCGCCACGCGTTGGATGACAGCATAGCATTTCTTGATCGGACATTAAATGATAAAGAAGTGGCAGGGGCGGGGTTTCGAATCGTGGAAAGGGAACAACCCACAGGGGTTGAGAGACTCAGGGAGGAGACAGAAGCCCACATGGGTGCCGTTTACCTTCTCGGGTTACACGCTCAACGCCAAATCGATCAATGGGTGGAAACCTCGTTATTGGCTGACTCCGATAACGAATAACGAATACAAACGGACCCTGGATCACATTTTAAGTGATTCAGGGTCAATTTATGGGGATATAGAATCGTTAGAGCTTCTGTATCAGTATTTGATTCCATATGTGTCCATATTCTTTTATATCCTCTGTTTTATTTTCATTATGACTGTGCTATACTATCCAAGGATTGCTCACCACGAAAATACAATCACGAGATAAAGGGGGGTCCCTAATGTTGGCGGGACGGAAACAACGACTACAGACATTTGCAAAACGGCGTCGTCAATTGAATGTCCATGAGCGAATACAAGAAAATGAAAAGCTTTCGATCCTTGAACGGGAGATGCCCCGATTTATTAATATGACGATGCCGATTTTTTTATTGCGTCCGGAAATGGAACGACAGCTTCATCAATTTTTGCAGACCGCCGCTCAGGAGCGGGTTCCTTCAAAGTTCTTCTTCAAAAAGAATGGGCGTGACCAAGCGCTTTTTTATCATAAAGAGCTTTCTGTCTTTATTAAGTATTTACGAAAGCAAGGGTTCTATTTAAACGGTCATGAAGCATTGTTTGCTCATGTTCTCCTGAATCATTTAGCGATCCTAAGCTTTCAGCATATGCAAAGGCGGTATGGATTGCTGACATTATCGACGGACACCCTTACAGACGTATTTGACCGCTATTTGCATCTCGTTAATGAAAAAGATTATTATCGCGTCGACCACTTGGAGTACTTGCGGCAAAATTTGATAAGCAAACGTATGGTCCCGGTTACGACGAGTCAAAATAAACTTAAACGCCAATTGAAACAATATGAAAAAAATCATGAAGACCTTCAAATTCACAAGTTTGAACAACGTCTTCAAAAAAACGTGAATTAAAAAGGCTTCCCGGAAAATGGGAAGCCTTTTCTTTTTCTTTTTCTTGTTTTACAGCTCTTTAATAAGGAGGGGTCCGGGAATGGATGTTACCGCTATTACTGGCATCATTCCGGATAAGGAGCGAACGAATCTCTGGGAATCATAATTTTCATGTATGGATCTCTGGCCAGCCACCCTCTCCTTAAAAAATAATATGTGCGCATAAAACAATAATCGGCAAGGTAATAATGGTTCTCAACAAGAAAATCATAACCAGTTGCCAAAAGGTAATCGGAATTTTTGAGCCGAGAATCATACCGCCAACCTCGGACATATAAATCAACTGACTGATCGAAAGACAGCCGATAATAAAACGTGTCATTTCACTTTGGATATCCGAAGCGATGATCGCGGGGAGCAACATGTCCGCGAACCCGATTAACATCGCCTCCGATGCCGCTTGTGCTTCGGGCACTTGCATAAGTTCCAAGATTGGAATGAAAGGAAGGCCCAACCACTGAAAAACCGGGGTATGTTCAGCGATGATGATCATAATCGTACCAAGCGTCATGACTATGGGAATGACGGCAAGCCACATCTCCATGACATTCCTTATTCCGTTACGCCCGGCTTCTTGTGTGCTGGCATCGCCGGCTCGCGTAAGCGCTCCTTTCCACGCGCGGGTGATTGCCGGTTGGTCGGAATTTTCGTTTCGTGTTTTCGGTTCAGCCCCCGGGTAATATTCTTCGCTTTTTCTTGAAAGCGGAGGGATGCGGGGCATAATGATCGCGGCAACAAAACCGGCGATGATAATCGTGATGTAATAGGGAAGGAACATATGGGTCAAATCAAGATATCCGAGGACGACGATCGTAAAGGTAATCGATACGATATTAAAAGTCGTTCCCAGAACGGCCGCTTCCCGTTTTGTATAATGCCCTTGTTCATACTGCTGACTCGTTAACAATACCCCGATGGCCGCGTCCCCGAGCCATGAGGCTAAACTGTCGATGGAAGAACGGCCGGGCATCGTAAAAAGCGGTCGCATAATGATATGCAACAACACCCCTGTGAATTCCAACAGGCCAAAGTTCATCAACAAAGGCAAAAAGATGCCGGCGAACAGAAAGATTGTAAGTAAAAAGGAGGCCAATCCAAGAATTTCTCCCCCCGTTGCTTCTCCCCAAAACCATTCCGGCCCCCACTCAAAGAGAATGGCGACTGCGAATATAAATCCGATGATCCGTATGACCAACCAAACGGGTGTTACGGAAAAGAGGGACTCAAAAAGCGAACGGCGCATCCATTCCGGGTAGAGGTAACGATAGAGGATCGTACCAATAACCGATATGGCGGTAATGGTCACAATCAGTTCTCCCAAGATGGGAGAGAGGAACGAGTCCAGTGTTTCGGCCAACCACGCGATTGGAATGGTGATTTCGCCATCCACGTTAATAGGTGTAATAAATATAATAATCCCGACAATAGAAGGGAGGAGAAATTTTAGCATGTGCGTACTGTTATATTGTTTCGCAGACAAGGAATCACTTCCAGACAATGATAAATATAAGGCTGTTATTCAAAACCATTTAATTTTCCAAGCGTCTCTTCCAATTCGCGCAAAGTGGATATTTCAGCGTCCGGTACAATCCCGGTGTCCGCTTCTTCGTGATCGCGATTGAGCCAAATCGTTTTTAATCCTGCGCGAATGCCACCGATAATGTCCGTATGTAAATTATCCCCGATCATCACGGTTTGATTCGCATCGGCACCGAGTTGTTCTAGTGCATAGGAAAAAATGGATGTGTCCGGTTTACCAACTCCAAAGGCGCCGGAGATTACAATGCGGTCAAAATGGGGGATAAGCGCTTTTGTCATGTGTAATTTTTTCAACTGCAAGCTGGGAGCCCCATTTGTCACGAGGGCAAGTTGATAAGGGATGTTCATTTTTGTTAAAACTTCAAACGTTTCTTCGTAGACGTAAGGGAGTGTCTCCCGATAGTCAATGAAATGTTTTGAGAGCTCCCTTGCCAGTGAAAAATCCTCAATGCCGACGTTCTTTAACGCTTCCGTCCAAACTTCAAACTGATACATCCGAATGTTTGCGCCCATCTCCCTGAGTCGAACGTCGTGAATATCATCAAACGTCCCCCATAGCCCTTCAAACGGGTTGATGCCTAGAGCGGTTGTCAAAGGATAAAACGATTGCTTTTCATACAGGGTCGGGGCTACTGTTCTTACAGCCTCCATCAGCTCTGTACTTTCAACGCCTACTTGACGGAATGCTTCGTTACATGTGGCTAAAAGAGATTCGGATATACTCTTTTTATCCCATAATAATGTGTCATCCAAATCGAACAGAAGTGTATGTATCATCTAATCCACCCTTTCAAATCTTTAACGTTATGCCATTAGACAAGAGATGTACAATGGCACATGCCACCCCTTGATCTTGGCTCCTTCAGCAACTGTAATCCCTGAGAGGGGCATGTTACTTTATTGTAGCATATGGTCAAACGATGCAAACAACATTTTGGAGGGAAGGACTGAGAGGCAGAAGATAATGTTTAACAGACGTGAAGGTTTTAACGACCTCTTTATAGAAGGAGGTAAACTCCCTCTGATAGACGTTTCATTTTATAAAATAAAGTAGAAATTGTCGTTATTTGTTGCTTTCGGCTTTTTTTCGTGACAAAAAATCGGGATGCTTTTCGAAATAGATAACCTTTCTTTTGTATCCTGTTACAGGGCATGTTAAAATAAATTTGTGAACACAAAATGACTTTTAGGAACATATGGAGACGGGAAGCAGGTTTGCAAAAGGTGTTATTTCAAGTTATGATGCTTCCTCTCTTTTCATGTGCCGAAAAGCTGATAAACGGGAGAGTGATGATACCGGCACCCGGTTTATTGACATTGAAACACACCTCAAAATAGTCCGCTAATCAATTGAGTTGCAAACAAGTGTAGTTGGAGGTAGTAGCAGATGGACAGAAACGTTTCCAAGCCGGATAAGACTTGGGAAACATTTCACGGACCTAATCTAGGTTACGTGATGGACATGTACGAAAAATACAAGAATGATTCGGACGAAGTAGACCCGGATTTGAAAGAGTGGTTTGAAGCTCACGGAGCTCCCGTCGCCAAACCGCTAAATGGGCATGCTCCCGATGTTTCTCCGGAAATGTCTACGACGATGATGCATAAGATTGCAAAGGCGATAAAACTTGCGGATAACATTCGCAGATTCGGTCATGTTTTGGCAGATGTTAACCCGCTTGAATCCCCCGGAGAGGAGTCTCCGCTTTTACAGCCCGAGGAAAATGGCCTGGATGAAGAAGACTTAACATCCATGCCGGCAGATATGCTATGCGAGGATGCCCCGAATCATGTAGAAAATGGCTATGACGCCATTATGCACTTAAAACAAATGTACACGAAATCAATCGCGTTTGAATTCGACCAAGTCCACGACCTTGAGGAACGAGGCTGGTTGAACCGTATGGTTGAATCCGGAGACATTTATGAAGATTTATCGGAGGAAAGACGAAAGCATCTCCTTGAACAATTAACGGCTACCGAGAAATTCGAGCAATTTTTGCATAAGAATTTTGTTGGGCAAAAACGCTTTTCCGTCGAAGGCCTTGACACCATGATTCCCATGCTTGAAGAGATGGTACAATATTTCATGCATGAGGGCGCTGACCATGTCATGCTCGGCATGGCGCATCGCGGCCGATTAAGTACACTTGCACATGTATTGGGCAAGCCATATAATCTGATTTTTTCCGAATTCAAGCATGCGCCTAATAAAGAAACCGTTCCCTCGGAGGGTGCAACGACGTTAAATTATGGTTGGACCGGTGATGTCAAATATCACTTAGGCGCAAACCGGAAAATTAATCAAGCGTCCACCCATACAACGGTGAGCGTCGCTAACAACCCGAGCCACCTGGAATTTGTTAACCCCGTTGTAGCCGGATACGCCCGTGCTGCACAAGAGGATCGTGAAAAAACCGGGTTTCCGGATGTTGAAGCCAACAAGGCCGGAGCCATTCTTGTGCATGGAGACGCGGCATTCCCCGGTGAAGGCATCGTGGCTGAAACATTGAATTTAAGCCGCTTGAAAGGGTATCAAATCGGAGGGACCCTCCACATTATCGCGAATAATTTGCTCGGTTTCACGACCGAAAGCCACGATTCCCGATCGACCACCTACGCCAGCGACTTGGCGAAAGGGTTTGAGATCCCCATCATTCATGTAAACGCTGATGATCCTGATGCCTGTATAGCAGCCGTGCATCTGGCTTGCGAATATCGCAGTCGCTTTCATAAAGACTTCTTGATCGATTTAGTGGGTTATCGTCGTTATGGCCACAACGAGGGGGACGAACCCGCGGCGACCCAACCCAAACTTTACGAAACAATTCGTTCGCATGACACTGCCACAACGATTTACGCCGATAAGCTCCAACAAGAAGGTATCCTCGAAGAGGAACAGGCAACGGCCATGCAAAAAGAAATGCAAGAAAAACTGGAAAAAGAATATGAGAAAGTTTCCGGGAGCTACACCCCCGGAGAAACAGAGCCACCTGAAGTCATTGAAAAAGGGTTGCCCGATGTGGAAACGAGCGTCGACTATGATACGTTGAAGCAAATGAATGAAGAATTACTTGAACAGCCGGAAGGATTCACTGCTTTTCGCAATGTGAAGCGTATCCTCAACCGTAGGGAAAAAGCATTTACGGAAGGGAAGATCGATTGGGGGCACGCCGAAGCCCTTGCTTTTGCATCGATTATATCCGATGGTACACCGATCCGGATGACGGGACAAGATTCAGAACGAGGGACTTTTAACCACCGTCATCTCATCCTTCATGATGCAGCAACCGGAGAGAATCATTCACCGATGCACACGTTATCGACAGCAAACGCATCTTTTGCCCTTCACAACAGCCCGCTCTCCGAGGCAGCCGTCGTAGGATTTGAGTACGGTTATAACGTTCAGGCACCGGATACGTTAGTCCTTTGGGAAGCACAGTACGGAGATTTCAATAACGCGGCCCAAGTTCATTTTGATCAATTCATTTCGGCCGGAAGAGCAAAGTGGGGGCAACGATCAGGCATTGTTCTGCTATTGCCGCACGGATATGAAGGGGCAGGCCCCGAACATTCAAGCGCGCGATTGGAACGCTTTTTGTCTCTTGCTGCCGAGAATAACTGGAACGTTGTCAACGCCACGAACACGTCCCAGTATTTCCATCTGTTACGCCGACAAGCCGCTACGTTGGAAATGGACGAAGTAAGGCCACTTGTGTTGATGACGCCGAAAAGCCTGCTCAGAAATCAAACGATTGCAGACTCGCACGAAGCGTTTACCGACGGCAAATTTAAAGCAGTTATCGAAGATCCGAAAACGAGCGGTAACAAAGAAGAAGACGTAGATACAATTATCTTTTGCAGTGGTAAAGTGTCCATCGATCTCCATGAAACGATCGACGAAGATGTGGATGTCAGCCATTTGCATATCGCGAGAGTTGAGGAATTGTATCCATATCCAAAAGAAGACATCAAGGTCGTTCTTTCCAAGTATAAAAATGTTAAACATGTCAAATGGGTACAAGAAGAGCCTAAAAACATGGGGGCTTGGAGCTATATCGAGCCTTATCTACGTGAAACGTTGCCCGCGGACATTGATATTGAGTATATCGGCAGAAGACGCCGTTCCAGCCCATCTGAAGGCGACCCCAATGTCCATAAAAACGAACAGCAAAGAATCATCAATGACGCGTTGGGCCTACAAGAAGGGAGAGACGACTAAATGGCAGAAATAAAAGTACCAGAGCTCGCAGAATCAGTCACTGAAGGAACGATTGCCGAATGGTTAAAACAGCCGGGCGATTACGTAGAAAAGGGCGAAGCCGTTGCCGAGCTTGAAACGGATAAGGTAAACGTCGAACTAAATGCTGAACAAGCAGGTGTATTGCAAGAAATCTTGAGTGAAGAAGGGGAAGATGTTTCCGTCGGTGACGTCGTTGCCAAACTCGATGAAAACGCGACCGAAGGCAGCAGCCCCTCGGATGAGGCGTCTTCCGATGAAAAAACAGAAGAAAAAGAGGCGCCGGCCCAAAGCGAAAGCAGCGGAAAAGAGAAAACAGAATCCGCTCCACAACAAGAAAGTGCAGGCGATAATGGAGACGAATCTTCCGAACATGTTATTGCATCTCCGGCCGCCCGCAAACTTGCCCGTGAAAAAGGCATCAACCTTGCCGAGGTTCCGGTTCGCGACCCGCTCGGTCGAGTGCGAAAAGAAGATATCGAATCGTATGAGTCCAATAAAGCTGCCCAAAGTCAGCAGGCGTCATCGCAAAAAAGTGCGCCCGAAAGCAAAGATACAGACGATGAATTC
The Salicibibacter kimchii DNA segment above includes these coding regions:
- a CDS encoding class II aldolase/adducin family protein; this encodes MNNFTVAGKAESPFLSWLTEGMINEFEAAGYRYHEEPVEPIKLVFNLIDPETPRHFRRNSQSTFVVSVVENDEQPEDVFKAAYPYLVRSLANHLIFISHHDEGTTLYFITPEQGFYSKTYNREEGTALFFQHIFERLEPLATSQLVINNDFFEDLLDGLADGNEVTEQMALGGKKLDEMNLLPAPFPIEKYLSSRDMRHLKKLYGIGGLSYGNLSSRANKDHFWMSASGIDKSNMKTVGRDMLYITGYDSEKNAMQISIPPNTTPKRASVDAIEHWMIYKEHPDVGAIVHIHAWMDGVEPTPVNYPCGTIQLAETVAELVRESAEPSRTVIGLKNHGLTITGTDLDDIFRRIEGQIIPHVPMS
- the lgt gene encoding prolipoprotein diacylglyceryl transferase, which codes for MDAINPVAVELGPIQIYWYGLIIVASALLGLYLAVRESKRRGLPKDTFVDLLLIGFPLSVLFARAYYVVFNWEQYADNFLRVFAVWEGGLAMHGVLIGATLTLVVFAYVRRHSFWQLADIMAPSLILAQATGRWGNFINQEAHGGPVSRAFLEGIYVPEFIIDQMYINGTYYHPTFLYESLWNVTGFIGLMLLRRINLRRGELFLTYLLYYSVGRFFIEGLRTDSLMLTEHLRMAQVASLFLILFAVGMMVYRRKKGHAHVRYLDDGGERLAVKRS
- a CDS encoding type II toxin-antitoxin system PemK/MazF family toxin, with product MNNSNQSQHPTAKKSVKRGDVFFADLSPVVGSEQGGVRPVLIIQNDIGNRFSPTVIVAAITAQIKKAKLPTHVEIDAEEHRFDRDSVVLLEQIRTIDKQRLTDKITYLDDEMMKKVKNALEISIGLSDL
- a CDS encoding alpha/beta hydrolase: MKRKLFSASFKIVIGLSIILSSFVSGWATTSEGDLPSKTAVILHAINNQLVIPDEQLTPPSFLTGNNASDGAAFEHESLQIPVSDGTVLPGRMHRPADAENAPIIVYYHGGAFMEGYGNIHTHDNIVRALAYRSNAIVISVGYRLAPEHVFPKAVDDSYDALQWAYEQAEELGGSKEKMVVAGDSAGGNLATVTALKARNEGGPEVKAQLLYYPLTTFHDRPLETRDKYASGNYLLSRTVMEKARDAYTPGEKMRENPYVSPLDEGVAEGLPPAFIATAEFDPLRDEGELYAHKLHEEEVPVEAIRYEGVMHGFLSFYEVLATGRHALDDSIAFLDRTLNDKEVAGAGFRIVEREQPTGVERLREETEAHMGAVYLLGLHAQRQIDQWVETSLLADSDNE
- a CDS encoding YjiH family protein; protein product: MSAKQYNSTHMLKFLLPSIVGIIIFITPINVDGEITIPIAWLAETLDSFLSPILGELIVTITAISVIGTILYRYLYPEWMRRSLFESLFSVTPVWLVIRIIGFIFAVAILFEWGPEWFWGEATGGEILGLASFLLTIFLFAGIFLPLLMNFGLLEFTGVLLHIIMRPLFTMPGRSSIDSLASWLGDAAIGVLLTSQQYEQGHYTKREAAVLGTTFNIVSITFTIVVLGYLDLTHMFLPYYITIIIAGFVAAIIMPRIPPLSRKSEEYYPGAEPKTRNENSDQPAITRAWKGALTRAGDASTQEAGRNGIRNVMEMWLAVIPIVMTLGTIMIIIAEHTPVFQWLGLPFIPILELMQVPEAQAASEAMLIGFADMLLPAIIASDIQSEMTRFIIGCLSISQLIYMSEVGGMILGSKIPITFWQLVMIFLLRTIITLPIIVLCAHIIF
- a CDS encoding HAD family hydrolase translates to MIHTLLFDLDDTLLWDKKSISESLLATCNEAFRQVGVESTELMEAVRTVAPTLYEKQSFYPLTTALGINPFEGLWGTFDDIHDVRLREMGANIRMYQFEVWTEALKNVGIEDFSLARELSKHFIDYRETLPYVYEETFEVLTKMNIPYQLALVTNGAPSLQLKKLHMTKALIPHFDRIVISGAFGVGKPDTSIFSYALEQLGADANQTVMIGDNLHTDIIGGIRAGLKTIWLNRDHEEADTGIVPDAEISTLRELEETLGKLNGFE